In a genomic window of Streptomyces sp. SJL17-4:
- a CDS encoding M15 family metallopeptidase, protein MNAIVLMSDPKVAAVPVAETGERLVDVRLGGRLLVDTRKQDPADAFAHLREGVLERLLTAQTMLPVGIRLLFVEGYRPPSLQREYFEEYAGLLRAANPGWSPHEIHSAASRYVSPPGIAPHSAGAAVDLTLADADGHELDLGTRMNADPEESAGACYTHAPNISEEARANRKLLGTVLTAAGLVNYPTEWWHWSFGDRYWALLTGKAAALYGPKKLDPRS, encoded by the coding sequence ATGAACGCGATCGTGCTGATGTCGGACCCGAAGGTCGCCGCCGTGCCCGTGGCCGAGACCGGCGAACGCCTCGTGGACGTCCGCCTCGGCGGCCGTCTGCTCGTCGACACCCGCAAGCAGGACCCGGCGGACGCCTTCGCCCACCTGCGGGAAGGCGTGCTGGAACGGCTGCTCACCGCACAGACGATGCTTCCGGTGGGCATACGGCTACTGTTCGTCGAGGGATACCGGCCGCCTTCCCTCCAGCGGGAGTACTTCGAGGAGTACGCCGGCCTGCTACGAGCCGCCAACCCCGGCTGGTCCCCCCATGAGATCCACTCGGCGGCGAGCAGGTACGTGTCACCACCCGGCATCGCGCCGCACAGCGCCGGCGCGGCCGTAGACCTCACCCTCGCCGATGCCGACGGACACGAGCTGGACCTGGGCACGCGCATGAACGCGGACCCGGAGGAGAGCGCCGGCGCCTGCTACACCCACGCCCCGAACATCAGCGAGGAGGCCCGCGCCAACCGGAAGCTGCTGGGCACCGTCCTCACGGCCGCGGGACTGGTGAACTACCCCACCGAGTGGTGGCACTGGTCCTTCGGGGACCGCTACTGGGCCCTGCTCACAGGAAAGGCCGCAGCCCTCTACGGTCCCAAGAAGCTCGACCCGCGCAGCTGA
- a CDS encoding maleylpyruvate isomerase family mycothiol-dependent enzyme: MDHDQVLEAFQLECEALDDAVAGLSEGEWKLLTRCTPWTVRDLLGHVCVVIDWLPAMLDAPAPGEAEISAVEYYRPDDRFSPRTNGKRIALAQERAAAPADGASFAEDFATTWRRVDRLCRAEAGGRTVRTRHGDAMLLSEFLLTRVVEVAVHGLDLADALGREAWLTPAAGDTVTELLLGAEHALAADKLEWSRPHFLRKATGREPLTEPEAAQVERLGIRWLALG; encoded by the coding sequence GTGGATCACGACCAGGTGCTCGAAGCGTTTCAGCTGGAATGCGAGGCTCTCGACGACGCCGTGGCCGGACTGTCCGAGGGTGAGTGGAAGCTCCTGACACGCTGCACTCCCTGGACGGTACGCGACCTGCTCGGGCACGTATGCGTGGTGATCGACTGGCTGCCGGCCATGCTGGACGCGCCGGCCCCCGGCGAGGCGGAGATCTCCGCGGTGGAGTACTACCGCCCGGACGACCGCTTCTCACCCCGGACTAACGGTAAGCGGATCGCATTGGCCCAGGAGCGTGCGGCGGCACCGGCCGACGGCGCCTCCTTCGCCGAGGACTTCGCCACGACGTGGCGGCGGGTCGACCGGCTGTGCCGGGCCGAAGCAGGCGGTCGGACGGTACGGACACGCCATGGCGACGCCATGCTCCTGTCGGAGTTCCTCCTCACCCGCGTCGTGGAAGTCGCCGTCCACGGCCTCGACCTGGCCGACGCACTCGGACGCGAAGCCTGGCTCACCCCGGCGGCCGGTGACACCGTGACGGAGCTGCTCCTGGGAGCGGAACACGCCCTGGCGGCCGACAAGCTGGAGTGGAGCCGTCCCCACTTCCTGCGCAAGGCCACCGGCCGGGAGCCGCTGACCGAGCCTGAGGCCGCACAGGTCGAACGGCTCGGCATCCGCTGGCTCGCCCTGGGCTGA
- a CDS encoding GNAT family N-acetyltransferase, with product MIEPGTIAWPPVPIPTERLVLRASEARDRAVFVELFASPEVGAYIGGARPRDELERAMPEVPGRRPGFFVVALDGTMIGTITLDPRSAQRRGHVRPDAGEAELGFLFLPEAWGRGYAFEACTAALDWFAGARPGEPVVLSTRSANDRAMRLAAKLGFTEVERFEEYGAEQWFGVRPSTTPTG from the coding sequence GTGATCGAACCCGGAACCATCGCCTGGCCGCCCGTCCCGATACCGACCGAACGGCTCGTGCTCCGCGCGTCCGAGGCCCGGGACCGTGCGGTGTTCGTCGAACTGTTCGCCTCGCCCGAGGTGGGCGCCTACATCGGCGGCGCCCGGCCTCGCGACGAACTCGAACGCGCGATGCCCGAAGTACCCGGCCGACGCCCCGGCTTTTTCGTGGTCGCACTCGACGGAACGATGATCGGCACGATCACGCTCGACCCCCGCAGTGCCCAGCGCCGGGGGCACGTCCGCCCCGACGCCGGGGAGGCCGAACTCGGCTTCCTGTTCCTGCCGGAGGCATGGGGCCGGGGGTACGCCTTCGAGGCGTGCACGGCGGCACTCGACTGGTTCGCCGGCGCGCGCCCTGGCGAACCGGTGGTGCTCTCCACCCGGAGCGCCAACGACCGCGCGATGCGCCTCGCGGCGAAGCTGGGCTTCACCGAGGTCGAGCGATTCGAGGAGTACGGCGCCGAGCAGTGGTTCGGCGTGCGCCCCTCGACCACACCGACCGGATGA